In Cheilinus undulatus linkage group 24, ASM1832078v1, whole genome shotgun sequence, a single window of DNA contains:
- the plcd4a gene encoding 1-phosphatidylinositol 4,5-bisphosphate phosphodiesterase delta-4, translated as MAFTSSGLRVRGDDNLQSMLVGAVMRKIKSRTWKKQRYFKLQDDCMTIWYQSKKAGNAHSTFSVGDVEAIREGHQSEVLLSIADEFPPNRCFTVVFRGRRGNLDLVAESAEEAQTWIRGMRKLIESLENMGEREKLDQWIGDWFKKADKNNDGRMNFKEVRDLLKMMNIDMNEHHAHRLFTMADKSESGTLEDDEFVLFYKMLTQREDVLTIFQKFSSDGQKFSQSDLEDFLREEQLEGDDIQQHAKELIERYEPSDTAKLLNAMTFDGFLMYLGSSEGSIFNPRRRGIFMDMSQPLCHYLISSSHNTYLMEDQLRGHSSVEGYIRALSRGCRCVEVDCWDGANGEPIVYHGHTFTSKIFFKDVVNAVGNYAFKVSEYPVILSIENHCSVEQQRVMAHHLNHILGDKLLKSTLDGKAPIGLPSPEDLKGKILLKAKKIGGLEETYNGMVEESLTGEVSDEDEVNEIDDDILHRESVRRRLRKSKQRLSKELSDCVVYCKSVHFSSFKHSRIHSKFYEVASFTESKARKHLREAGAEFVHHNSRQLTRVYPSGFRTDSSNFNPQEMWNTGCQIVALNFQTAGEGMDLNDGLFSQNGSCGYVLKPVFMRGAEKRFDPETPEKREGYQPVFLTIQVISGQQLPKVNIKEDSIVDPLVRVEIYGVPADQNKQETRYIENNGFNPVWYDTLRFTIHTPELAMVRFVVEDYDKTSKNDFVGQYTLPLSCMQQGYRHIHLLSKDGTSIPPSSLFVHIRITDVD; from the exons ATGGCTTTCACCAGCAGCGGCCTCC GTGTCCGGGGGGACGATAACCTCCAGTCCATGCTGGTGGGGGCGGTGATGAGGAAGATCAAGTCTCGAACCTGGAAGAAACAACGCTACTTCAAACTGCAGGATGACTGCATGACCATCTGGTACCAGTCCAAAAAGGCAGGAAATGCCCACTCCACAT TTTCCGTTGGTGACGTGGAGGCGATACGAGAAGGCCACCAGTCCGAGGTCCTCCTCAGCATTGCTGACGAGTTCCCCCCCAACCGATGCTTCACCGTGGTGTTTCGGGGTCGCCGGGGCAACCTGGACCTGGTGGCCGAGTCAGCAGAGGAGGCCCAGACGTGGATCAGAGGGATGAGGAAGCTGATTGAGAGTCTGGAGAAcatgggggagagagagaaactggACCA ATGGATTGGTGACTGGTTCAAGAAGGCAGACAAGAACAACGACGGCAGGATGAACTTCAAGGAAGTGAGAGATTTACTGAAGATGATGAACATAGACATGAATGAGCATCACGCTCATCGACTCTTCACC ATGGCTGATAAGTCCGAGTCAGGTACGCTGGAGGACGACGAGTTTGTGCTCTTCTACAAGATGCTGACCCAGCGGGAGGATGTACTCACGATTTTCCAGAAGTTCTCATCCGATGGCCAAAAGTTTTCCCAGAGTGACTTGGAGGATTTCCTGAGGGAGGAGCAGCTGGAGGGAGATGACATCCAGCAGCATGCCAAGGAGCTCATTGAGCGCTACGAGCCTTCTGACACAG CCAAGCTGCTCAACGCCATGACATTTGACGGCTTCTTGATGTACCTCGGCTCATCTGAAGGCTCCATCTTTAACCCACGGCGGCGAGGCATTTTCATGGACATGAGCCAGCCTCTGTGCCATTACCTCATATCCTCATCTCACAACACTTACTTGATGGAGGACCAGCTGAGAGGGCATAGCAGTGTGGAGGGGTACATCCG GGCTCTGAGTCGAGGCTGCCGCTGCGTGGAGGTGGACTGTTGGGATGGAGCAAACGGAGAGCCCATTGTGTATCACGGACATACTTTCACATCTAAGATATTCTTCAAGGATGTGGTCAACGCAGTGGGAAACTACGCCTTTAAG GTATCTGAGTATCCTGTCATCCTCTCCATCGAGAACCACTGCAGTGTTGAGCAACAGAGAGTCATGGCCCATCACCTCAACCACATCCTGGGTGACAAACTGCTGAAAAGCACGCTGGATGGAAAGGCCCCCATCGGGCTGCCATCTCCTGAG GATCTGAAGGGGAAGATCCTGCTGAAGGCGAAGAAGATCGGCGGCCTGGAGGAGACTTACAACGGGATGGTGGAGGAGTCCCTGACAGGAGAGGTCAGCGACGAAGACGAGGTGAATGAAATCGATGACGATATCCTCCACAGGGAGAGCGTGCGTCGTCGACTGAGG AAATCAAAGCAGCGTCTCTCTAAGGAGCTGTCGGACTGTGTGGTTTACTGCAAAAGCGTCCACTTCAGCAGCTTTAAACACTCACGGATCCACTCCAAGTTTTACGAGGTGGCGTCTTTCACCGAGTCCAAGGCTCGCAAACACCTCAGAGAGGCAG GGGCCGAGTTTGTGCACCATAACTCCAGACAGCTGACCCGAGTCTATCCCAGCGGCTTCCGAACTGACTCTTCTAATTTCAATCCTCAGGAAATGTGGAACACTGGCTGCCAAATTG TCGCATTAAATTTCCAGACTGCAGGGGAGGGCATGGATCTAAATGACGGTCTGTTCAGTCAGAATGGTAGCTGTGGCTATGTCCTCAAGCCTGTGTTCATGAGAGGGGCTGAAAAGAGATTCGACCCTGAGACGCCTGAAAAGCGAGAAGGATACCAGCCTGTTTTCCTCACCATACAG GTGATCAGTGGGCAGCAACTGCCTAAAGTCAACATTAAAGAGGACTCTATTGTGGATCCACTGGTCCGGGTGGAGATTTATGGTGTTCCTGCAGACCAGAACAAGCAGGAGACCAGATACATTGAGAATAACG GGTTCAACCCTGTGTGGTACGACACTCTACGTTTTACCATTCACACCCCTGAGCTGGCTATGGTGCGATTTGTGGTAGAAGACTACGACAAGACGTCAAAGAATGACTTTGTGGGGCAGTATACTCTCCCTCTGAGCTGTATGCAGCAAG GTTATCGTCACATCCACCTTTTGTCTAAAGATGGGACCAGTATTCCTCCTTCATCCTTATTTGTGCACATCAGGATCACAGATGTCGATTAA
- the cnot9 gene encoding CCR4-NOT transcription complex subunit 9, protein MLATGAAVTTALAQVDREKIYQWINELSSPETRENALLELSKKRESVPDLAPMLWHSCGTIAALLQEIVNIYPSINPPTLTAHQSNRVCNALALLQCVASHPETRSAFLAAHIPLFLYPFLHTVSKTRPFEYLRLTSLGVIGALVKTDEQEVINFLLTTEIIPLCLRIMESGSELSKTVATFILQKILLDDTGLAYICQTYERFSHVAMILGKMVLQLSKEPSARLLKHVVRCYLRLSDNSRAREALRQCLPDQLKDTTFAAVLKDDTTTKRWLAQLVKNLQEGQVTDPRGIPLPTQ, encoded by the exons ATGTTGGCCACAGGAGCG GCTGTTACCACGGCGCTGGCCCAGGTGGACAGAGAGAAGATCTACCAGTGGATCAACGAGCTGTCCAGTCCAGAGACCAGAGAAAACGCTCTTCTGGAGCTCAGCAAGAAGAGAGAGTCTGTCCCTGACCTGGCCCCCATGCTGTGGCACTCCTGTGGGACCATCGCTGCCCTGCTGCAG GAAATCGTCAACATCTACCCCTCAATCAACCCGCCGACGTTGACGGCCCATCAGTCAAACCGAGTCTGTAACGCCCTCGCTCTGCTGCAGTGTGTGGCCTCACATCCAGAGACGCG GTCGGCGTTCCTGGCCGCTCACATCCCACTCTTCCTTTACCCGTTCTTGCACACCGTCAGTAAAACTCGCCCGTTTGAATACCTCCGCCTCACCAGCTTAGGAGTCATCG GTGCTTTAGTAAAAACAGACGAACAGGAAGTGATCAACTTTCTGTTGACAACAGAGATCATTCCTTTGTGCCTTCGTATCATGGAGTCTGGCAGTGAGCTCTCCAAAACG gtTGCAACATTCATCCTGCAGAAGATCCTCCTGGACGACACGGGGCTGGCCTACATCTGTCAGACCTACGAACGCTTCTCTCACGTCGCCATGATTCTC GGTAAAATGGTCCTCCAGCTGTCTAAAGAGCCATCAGCTCGCCTCCTCAAACACGTGGTGAGATGCTACCTTCGCCTGTCGGATAACTCCAG AGCCCGTGAAGCTCTGCGTCAGTGCCTCCCCGACCAGCTCAAAGACACCACGTTCGCCGCCGTGCTGAAGGACGACACCACCACCAAACGCTGGCTGGCCcagctggtgaagaacctgCAGGAGGGACAGGTGACCGACCCGCGGGGCATCCCCCTCCCCACGCAGTGA